A stretch of DNA from Oceanispirochaeta sp.:
GTTTATCTGGCCGCGGCCCTGGCCGGGTATACTCAGAGAGGACTTCCCGCCTTTGGTATATACGGAAGGGATGTACAGGATTCGGATGACACAAGCATCCCCTCGGATGTGAAAGAAAAGGTTCTCCGTTTTACAAAGGCGGCCCTGGCTGTGGCGACTATGAGAGGGAAATCCTACCTCTCCCTGGGCGGTATGTCCATGGGAATCGCCGGTTCTCTTGTCAATCAGGATTTCCTGCTGGATTATCTGGGAATGAGGACCGAAGTGGTGGATATGAGCGAAATAGCCCGCAGGGTGGAAGAGGATATATACGATCCCGAGGAGTTCAAAAAAGCTCTTAAATGGGTGAAAGAAAACTGCAAAGAGCAGGAAGACACCGTGAACGCCCCGGAGTACCGCCGCAATGCGGAACAAAGGCAGGCTGATTGGGAATATGTGGTCAAGATGGTTCTCATCGGCCGGGATTTGATGATCGGAAATCCCAAACTGAAAGAGCTGGGATTCGGCGAAGAATCTCTGGGACGTAACGCCATCTGCGGCGGCTTTCAAGGACAACGCTCCTGGACCGATCATTATCCCAATGGTGACTTTCTGGAAACTATCCTGAATACCTCTTTTGACTGGAATGGAATCAGGGAAGCCTTTGTTTTTGCCACCGAAAATGATTACCTCAACGGAATTACCATGCTTTTCGGACATCTTCTGACCAACACCGCCCAGATCTTCAGTGATGTCAGGACATTCTGGAGTCCCGAAGCCATAGAACGGGTTACCGGCTGGAAACCCGAGGGAAGAGCTAAAGACGGATTTATTCACCTGATCAATTCAGGTTCCACCACTCTGGATGGTGCCGGACAGATGAATGGTCCTGACGGCAAGCCCGGGATGAAACCATTTTGGGATATCACAGAGGCAGATGTTGCCAAAACCCTCAAGGCTACAGAATTCTGTGTCGGTGACGGGGGCTATTTCAGAGGCGGTGGTTATTCTACAGACTTTCTGACCAAAGGTGG
This window harbors:
- a CDS encoding L-fucose isomerase, with the translated sequence VYLAAALAGYTQRGLPAFGIYGRDVQDSDDTSIPSDVKEKVLRFTKAALAVATMRGKSYLSLGGMSMGIAGSLVNQDFLLDYLGMRTEVVDMSEIARRVEEDIYDPEEFKKALKWVKENCKEQEDTVNAPEYRRNAEQRQADWEYVVKMVLIGRDLMIGNPKLKELGFGEESLGRNAICGGFQGQRSWTDHYPNGDFLETILNTSFDWNGIREAFVFATENDYLNGITMLFGHLLTNTAQIFSDVRTFWSPEAIERVTGWKPEGRAKDGFIHLINSGSTTLDGAGQMNGPDGKPGMKPFWDITEADVAKTLKATEFCVGDGGYFRGGGYSTDFLTKGGMPCTMARLNYVKGQGPVMQLAEGWTVDVPEEVHAKLDARTNPTWPTTWFVPRVNGEGSFKDVYTVMAKWGANHGAVSYGHIGQDLITLCSMLRIPVCMHNVEEEGFRPSAWASFGMDEEGADYRACTNFGSIYGR